From Providencia sp. R33, a single genomic window includes:
- the mltF gene encoding membrane-bound lytic murein transglycosylase MltF → MNNLKVNYLIIVVIALLASMVIGFNIRWPNTQDSQINKILSQGELRISAVSSPLIYIDEQKQLRGFDYELAQDFASYLGVKLKITIRPTFEQIFDDLENGDADIAVAGLLYNKDRLTKTKTGPSYLTVTQQLVYRKGSTRPKSFNDINGKLLVTSGTAHASTLKELAKEYPNLKWEETSKYNTNQILEMLADGEIDYTLEDSIAVALQQRIHPQIAVAFDLLDDHAVTWYMRRGDENSLNAALLDFFNQGNETELLARLNEKYFSHVESFDYFDTMTFIKAIDNKLPEYQPLFERYAEVIDWKLLAAIAWQESHWDPLATSPTGVRGLMMLTKPTAATMGIADRLDAEESIKGGAAYIAYIMERLPETIAEDDRIWFALSAYNMGYGHMLDVRKLTQMLGGDPDRWLDVKARLPLLTQKKYYSQLTYGYARGHEAYRYVENIRRYHQSLVGYLQAQERKQHALDIAQQSLTYLILPENLKTNESKAVENQSPIPETNNVSHLGELSSSKPSLNSSEEGKTSLGQYLTSLHSDLQDTELGQKPASISPLKVPDTAP, encoded by the coding sequence TTGAATAACTTAAAAGTTAACTACTTAATCATCGTGGTTATCGCGCTACTGGCTTCAATGGTCATCGGCTTTAATATCCGCTGGCCCAATACGCAAGATTCACAAATTAATAAAATACTGTCACAAGGTGAATTACGTATTAGTGCCGTCAGCTCGCCACTTATCTATATAGATGAGCAAAAACAGCTTCGTGGTTTTGACTACGAACTTGCTCAAGATTTTGCTTCGTACCTAGGGGTCAAGCTTAAAATCACTATCCGCCCAACATTCGAGCAAATTTTTGACGACCTCGAAAATGGCGATGCTGACATCGCTGTTGCAGGGCTTTTGTATAATAAAGACCGATTAACTAAGACAAAAACAGGCCCAAGCTACCTGACGGTAACTCAGCAATTGGTCTATCGCAAAGGCTCAACACGGCCGAAATCGTTTAATGACATCAATGGTAAGCTGCTTGTGACTTCTGGAACGGCCCACGCCAGTACCTTAAAAGAGCTCGCCAAAGAATATCCAAACTTAAAATGGGAAGAGACATCTAAATACAATACCAATCAAATTCTTGAAATGCTTGCTGATGGTGAAATCGACTATACCCTCGAAGACTCTATCGCAGTTGCATTGCAACAGCGCATTCACCCACAAATCGCTGTCGCCTTTGATTTACTCGATGATCATGCGGTCACGTGGTATATGCGTCGTGGTGATGAAAACAGCTTAAATGCTGCCCTGCTCGACTTTTTCAATCAAGGCAATGAAACTGAGCTATTGGCACGTCTGAATGAAAAATATTTTAGCCATGTGGAATCGTTCGATTATTTCGATACGATGACATTTATTAAGGCGATAGATAATAAGCTGCCTGAATACCAGCCGTTATTTGAAAGATACGCTGAAGTTATTGATTGGAAGCTTCTCGCTGCGATTGCATGGCAAGAGTCTCATTGGGACCCTCTTGCAACTTCACCTACGGGTGTGCGGGGCTTAATGATGCTAACAAAACCTACGGCGGCTACGATGGGTATCGCTGATAGGTTAGATGCGGAAGAAAGCATTAAAGGTGGTGCCGCTTATATCGCTTATATAATGGAAAGATTGCCAGAGACCATCGCGGAAGATGACCGTATTTGGTTCGCTCTTTCTGCATATAATATGGGCTATGGGCATATGTTGGATGTACGAAAACTAACTCAGATGCTAGGCGGTGACCCAGATAGATGGCTCGATGTTAAAGCACGGCTTCCACTGTTAACCCAGAAGAAATATTACTCGCAACTCACTTATGGCTACGCACGTGGCCATGAAGCTTATCGCTACGTAGAAAATATTCGCCGATATCATCAAAGTTTGGTGGGGTACCTTCAAGCGCAAGAACGTAAGCAACATGCGCTCGATATTGCCCAGCAATCTTTGACCTATTTGATTTTGCCTGAAAATTTAAAAACGAATGAATCTAAAGCTGTTGAAAATCAATCCCCCATCCCTGAAACAAATAATGTTAGTCATTTAGGGGAGTTGAGCTCATCAAAGCCATCTCTAAATAGCAGTGAAGAGGGGAAAACGTCACTCGGTCAATACCTTACTTCATTGCATTCGGACTTACAAGATACTGAATTAGGTCAAAAACCTGCATCAATTTCCCCGCTTAAAGTGCCCGATACTGCGCCTTAA
- the purL gene encoding phosphoribosylformylglycinamidine synthase, with protein MEILRGSPALSAFRITRLLALFAEKQLPVTDIYAEYMHFADLSAPLSDSEQGKLSSLLKYGPSLTEHDPFGKLVLVTPRPGTISPWSSKATDIAHNCGLSQVKRIERGVAYYVQGDALTQAQWHEVIALLHDRMMETIYSSFEQADALFAHQQPAPMKTIDIINGGRQALATANTEMGLALADDEIDYLQAAFTGLKRNPTDVELYMFAQANSEHCRHKIFNADWVIDGEEQPKSLFKMIKNTFEKTPEHVLSAYKDNAAVMEGSLVGRFFPEPEGRTYRYHQEDTHILMKVETHNHPTAISPWPGAATGSGGEIRDEGATGRGAKPKAGLVGFSVSNLRIPGFEQPWEEDFGKPERIVNALDIMMEGPLGGAAFNNEFGRPALLGYFRTYEEKVNSHNGEELRGYHKPIMLAGGIGNIRADHVQKGEITVGAKLIVLGGPSMNIGLGGGAASSMASGQSDADLDFASVQRDNAEMERRCQEVIDRCWQLGDDNPILFIHDVGAGGLSNAMPELVSDGGRGGRFELRKILNDEPGMSPLEVWCNESQERYVMAVAPEKLAEFTAICERERAPFAVIGEATEERHLTLNDAHFDNQPIDMPLDVLLGKTPKMLRDVKTLKAEPDALDRTAINLNEAVKRVLHLPAVAEKTFLITIGDRTVTGMVARDQMVGPWQIPVADCAVTTASLDSYYGESMSIGERTPVALVDFAASARMAVGEALTNLACSYVQDLKRVKLSANWMAAAGHPGEDAGLYEAVKAVGEELCPALGLTIPVGKDSMSMKTRWQQNGEEREMTSPLSLVITAFGRVEDVRLTVTPELKTVEDNALLLIDLGEGQNALGGSALAQVYRQLGNKAPDVHSPERLLGFFNTIQKLLSEQKLLAYHDRSDGGLFVTLAEMAFAGHCGINVDISSFDEDTLAALFNEELGAVIQINGADKEYVEACFAEAGLANCVHYLGSAIHDDIVIINSRDTVVYRESRSLLRQWWAETTWQMQRLRDNEVCADEEHTLKQDNQDPGLNTKLTYDIEDDIAAPFILSGVRPKVAVLREQGVNSHVEMAAAFDRAGFDAVDVHMSDLLAGNVSLEQFQTLVACGGFSYGDVLGAGEGWAKSILFNNQVRDEFAAFFSRPDTLSLGVCNGCQMMSNLHELIPGAEFWPRFVRNRSERFEARFSLVEIATSPSLLLQDMSGSRMAIAVSHGEGQVETRAAAHLQQLEDNGLVAMRFVNNYGQVTEQYPANPNGSVNGITSVTSKDGRATIMMPHPERVFRTVSNSWHPETWGEDSPWMRIFRNARKQLG; from the coding sequence ATGGAAATTTTGCGTGGTTCACCTGCTCTATCAGCATTTCGTATTACCCGCCTTTTGGCATTGTTTGCAGAAAAGCAACTGCCTGTAACAGATATCTATGCTGAATATATGCACTTTGCTGATTTATCAGCGCCGTTAAGTGATAGTGAGCAAGGCAAACTGAGCAGTTTGTTAAAATATGGTCCTTCTCTGACAGAGCATGACCCTTTCGGTAAACTGGTTTTAGTCACCCCACGTCCGGGTACAATTTCTCCTTGGTCATCTAAAGCAACGGATATTGCTCACAATTGTGGTCTTAGCCAAGTTAAACGCATTGAACGCGGTGTTGCCTACTACGTTCAGGGAGATGCATTAACGCAAGCACAGTGGCACGAAGTGATTGCACTGTTACATGACCGCATGATGGAAACAATTTATTCTTCTTTTGAACAGGCGGATGCCTTATTTGCACACCAACAGCCTGCACCGATGAAAACCATTGATATCATCAACGGTGGGCGTCAAGCATTAGCAACAGCAAATACAGAAATGGGCTTAGCGCTGGCGGATGACGAAATTGATTATCTGCAAGCTGCCTTCACAGGTTTAAAACGTAACCCAACAGACGTTGAGTTATATATGTTTGCGCAAGCGAACTCCGAACATTGCCGCCATAAGATTTTTAACGCAGATTGGGTCATTGATGGTGAAGAACAGCCAAAATCGTTGTTTAAGATGATTAAAAACACCTTCGAGAAAACGCCAGAGCACGTGTTATCGGCTTATAAAGACAACGCGGCTGTGATGGAAGGTTCTTTGGTGGGGCGTTTCTTCCCAGAACCAGAAGGGCGCACGTACCGTTATCATCAAGAAGACACTCACATTTTAATGAAAGTGGAAACCCATAACCACCCAACAGCTATTTCGCCATGGCCGGGTGCGGCGACAGGTTCTGGTGGGGAAATTCGTGACGAAGGCGCGACAGGGCGCGGTGCAAAACCAAAAGCAGGTTTAGTGGGCTTTTCCGTTTCTAACTTACGTATCCCCGGCTTTGAACAGCCTTGGGAAGAGGATTTTGGTAAGCCTGAACGCATTGTGAACGCACTGGATATTATGATGGAAGGCCCTCTGGGTGGTGCTGCATTCAATAACGAATTTGGTCGCCCTGCATTATTAGGTTACTTCCGCACTTATGAAGAAAAAGTGAATAGCCACAATGGCGAAGAATTACGCGGTTACCACAAGCCAATTATGTTAGCAGGTGGTATTGGTAATATCCGTGCGGATCACGTACAAAAAGGTGAGATCACCGTGGGTGCGAAACTGATCGTGCTAGGTGGACCATCAATGAACATTGGTTTAGGTGGTGGTGCGGCGTCATCGATGGCATCAGGTCAATCAGATGCCGACTTAGATTTTGCATCAGTTCAGCGGGATAACGCTGAAATGGAACGTCGTTGCCAAGAAGTGATCGACAGATGTTGGCAGCTGGGTGACGATAACCCAATCTTATTTATTCATGATGTGGGTGCGGGTGGTTTATCCAACGCTATGCCAGAGCTGGTGAGCGATGGTGGGCGCGGTGGTCGTTTCGAATTACGTAAAATTTTGAACGACGAACCGGGTATGAGCCCATTAGAAGTGTGGTGTAACGAATCCCAAGAGCGTTATGTGATGGCTGTTGCGCCTGAGAAACTGGCAGAATTTACCGCAATTTGTGAACGTGAACGTGCGCCATTTGCGGTGATTGGTGAAGCGACAGAAGAGCGACATCTCACCTTAAATGATGCGCATTTTGATAATCAACCGATTGATATGCCACTGGATGTGTTACTGGGCAAAACGCCAAAAATGCTGCGTGATGTGAAAACACTTAAAGCAGAGCCTGATGCATTAGACAGAACGGCCATCAATTTAAATGAAGCGGTTAAACGTGTTTTACATTTACCCGCGGTCGCAGAGAAAACTTTCTTGATCACCATTGGTGACCGTACGGTAACAGGGATGGTTGCTCGTGACCAAATGGTCGGCCCTTGGCAAATTCCAGTCGCGGACTGCGCCGTGACGACAGCAAGCTTAGACAGTTATTACGGTGAGTCCATGTCAATTGGTGAAAGAACACCAGTGGCATTAGTGGATTTTGCGGCTTCTGCGCGTATGGCGGTAGGTGAAGCGCTGACTAACCTCGCTTGTTCTTACGTGCAAGACCTCAAACGTGTGAAATTATCCGCAAACTGGATGGCAGCTGCGGGTCACCCAGGTGAAGATGCCGGGTTATATGAAGCGGTAAAAGCCGTTGGTGAAGAACTTTGCCCTGCACTAGGTTTAACTATCCCTGTGGGTAAAGACTCCATGTCGATGAAAACCCGTTGGCAGCAAAATGGCGAAGAGCGCGAAATGACCTCGCCACTGTCATTGGTTATCACCGCATTTGGTCGCGTTGAAGATGTTCGTTTAACCGTAACGCCTGAATTAAAAACGGTAGAAGATAACGCGCTGTTATTAATTGACTTGGGTGAAGGCCAAAATGCGTTAGGCGGCTCAGCCCTTGCACAGGTTTATCGTCAATTAGGCAACAAAGCGCCTGATGTCCATAGCCCTGAGCGTTTACTTGGTTTCTTCAATACCATTCAAAAACTGTTATCTGAGCAAAAATTGCTGGCTTACCATGACCGCTCAGACGGTGGTTTATTCGTCACTTTAGCCGAAATGGCATTTGCAGGTCATTGCGGAATTAATGTCGATATTAGCTCATTTGATGAAGACACTTTAGCTGCATTATTCAATGAAGAATTAGGTGCGGTCATTCAAATCAATGGTGCTGATAAAGAGTATGTCGAAGCGTGCTTTGCAGAGGCAGGGTTAGCCAATTGTGTGCATTATTTAGGCTCAGCAATTCATGACGATATCGTGATCATCAATAGCCGTGATACCGTAGTTTACCGTGAATCACGCAGTTTACTGCGTCAATGGTGGGCAGAAACCACATGGCAAATGCAGCGCCTGCGCGATAACGAAGTGTGTGCAGACGAAGAGCATACGCTGAAGCAAGATAACCAAGACCCAGGCTTAAATACCAAATTAACTTACGATATCGAAGACGATATTGCGGCGCCGTTTATTTTATCGGGTGTGCGTCCGAAAGTCGCTGTGCTGCGTGAGCAAGGGGTTAACTCCCACGTTGAGATGGCAGCAGCCTTTGACCGTGCAGGTTTTGATGCCGTTGATGTGCATATGAGTGATTTGCTGGCGGGTAATGTATCTCTTGAGCAATTCCAAACGCTGGTGGCGTGTGGTGGTTTCTCCTACGGTGACGTATTGGGCGCAGGGGAAGGTTGGGCGAAATCTATCTTGTTCAACAACCAAGTGCGTGACGAGTTTGCAGCATTCTTTAGCCGCCCAGATACTTTATCACTGGGTGTATGTAACGGTTGCCAGATGATGTCCAATCTGCACGAGCTGATCCCCGGTGCTGAATTCTGGCCACGTTTTGTTCGTAACCGTTCAGAGCGTTTTGAAGCCCGCTTTAGTTTAGTGGAAATCGCCACTAGCCCATCATTATTACTGCAAGATATGTCGGGTTCTCGTATGGCAATTGCGGTCTCTCATGGTGAGGGGCAAGTGGAAACCCGCGCCGCGGCACATCTTCAGCAATTAGAAGACAACGGCTTAGTCGCCATGCGTTTTGTGAACAACTATGGTCAAGTGACCGAACAATACCCTGCGAACCCGAACGGTTCAGTTAACGGTATTACGTCAGTCACATCAAAAGATGGCCGCGCAACGATTATGATGCCGCACCCAGAGCGTGTTTTCCGTACAGTGAGCAACTCTTGGCACCCAGAAACATGGGGAGAAGATAGCCCATGGATGCGTATTTTCCGCAATGCGCGTAAGCAATTAGGTTAG
- a CDS encoding calcium-binding protein: protein MIGHHNRNETVTFSLKKLRNIEHLHYETRKPFSPSNFYSDSPIHINLMNGRVKLSGVEIDKAKLANINNAIIKGGDKSKIFLKGNRKDNYLDAGMTNAAINGYGGSDHLIFRSGVARGGADDDYYFLRRYQWESANKKPLTKLDARIVETSQGKSVVRLSYTLKEITKVKLVGNDLVITIKTVSPYNNVNTLELNLTLKNVYQERLEGKALKHHYQLYTKDGFGLKPILKNNSDKSEREKLFEIRYFQSEDAINRDSSDYVKINEEKKYVVINNNGYRFPEWGEFNLDGDMKNLTYTGSEGNDELERVNRNSYIMATQGNDIYHLKPGNLEQSELTVDFSQVEGISTNRSVIIDLPDEYGKDLYADGQSVYFKNVFNDKKLNIKFINYKHSEYNHVYIKDANSNIFQVKLSQNGHTIVRPPKIRETTQMADEVYLSPGYSFSGSIIDTLAGDDSIENYSGTGVIVNGGEGNDKIKASKGSNVFYGGDGDDVIEGGNQGDLLLSDLGNDTLKGRGGNDHYIVDGSIGTGTTVISDDDGINNIHLMHFHKDPIIENSVSRYQVYSSISNLRKVKIKISPEIDKNKNHIHHYDSLPHHVPNDVKGNMSHMIRYLAEHQQYWESENPLIPWQPMSAFKGTFNNTSQSIIDLSKPIVTINQDTGFHQLVMNIKGNPVDLTDNSGYGRFYNVKTESGKMAISKFSMSNNVLYAGKGNTELTGGGGNDVFIINGNSGKLSDEYGNNMFIIDGGRRGWSDIHYGKGYNEVHLISFNQTPVILKKNDKNQITQYIYESESGYKVTISQAEGIPEPTVIHHNLLPGRRDYTTEQKLEYLGNALAAMRLQDEYNSLGVTDIKLKWDPVKVVSTFMCEDTL from the coding sequence ATGATTGGTCATCATAACAGAAATGAAACTGTTACTTTTTCTTTAAAAAAGTTGAGAAATATTGAGCATTTACATTATGAAACTAGAAAACCATTTAGTCCATCCAATTTTTATAGTGACTCCCCAATACATATCAATCTCATGAATGGCCGTGTGAAGTTAAGTGGTGTAGAGATTGATAAAGCAAAATTAGCAAATATCAATAATGCGATAATAAAGGGGGGAGATAAATCTAAAATATTTTTAAAAGGTAATAGAAAAGACAATTATTTAGATGCTGGTATGACGAATGCGGCTATCAATGGTTACGGCGGAAGTGACCATCTTATTTTTAGGTCGGGTGTTGCGAGAGGAGGAGCTGATGATGATTATTATTTCTTACGTCGCTACCAGTGGGAAAGTGCGAATAAAAAACCATTAACTAAATTGGATGCAAGAATTGTTGAAACATCTCAAGGGAAAAGTGTCGTTCGCTTAAGTTACACTTTAAAGGAGATAACGAAGGTTAAACTTGTAGGTAACGATTTAGTCATAACGATTAAGACTGTATCACCTTATAATAATGTTAATACGTTAGAATTAAATTTGACGTTAAAAAATGTTTATCAAGAACGATTAGAAGGAAAAGCGCTAAAGCACCATTACCAACTCTATACGAAAGATGGGTTTGGTTTAAAACCAATTTTAAAAAATAACAGTGATAAATCAGAGAGAGAAAAGCTTTTTGAAATACGCTATTTTCAAAGCGAAGACGCTATTAATAGAGATTCAAGTGATTATGTTAAGATTAATGAAGAAAAGAAATATGTCGTCATTAATAACAATGGGTATCGTTTCCCTGAATGGGGCGAATTCAATTTAGACGGGGATATGAAAAATTTAACGTATACAGGAAGTGAAGGTAATGATGAATTAGAGAGGGTTAACAGAAATAGTTACATTATGGCAACGCAAGGGAATGATATTTATCATTTAAAACCTGGTAATCTTGAACAGTCTGAGTTAACTGTTGATTTTTCTCAGGTGGAAGGCATATCTACAAACAGAAGTGTTATTATTGATTTGCCTGATGAATATGGAAAAGATTTATACGCTGACGGTCAATCAGTATATTTTAAAAATGTGTTTAATGATAAAAAGCTTAATATTAAATTTATCAATTATAAACATAGTGAATATAACCATGTATATATAAAAGATGCAAATAGTAATATATTTCAAGTTAAACTAAGCCAAAATGGGCACACAATAGTACGTCCTCCTAAAATTAGGGAAACTACACAAATGGCCGATGAGGTTTACCTTTCCCCTGGGTATTCTTTTTCGGGCAGCATCATCGATACATTAGCGGGTGACGATAGCATTGAGAATTACAGTGGAACTGGCGTAATCGTTAATGGTGGTGAGGGTAATGATAAAATTAAGGCTTCTAAGGGGAGTAATGTTTTTTACGGCGGCGATGGTGATGATGTGATTGAGGGAGGAAACCAAGGGGATTTGTTACTTTCAGATTTGGGCAATGATACTTTAAAGGGGCGGGGCGGTAATGACCATTATATTGTTGATGGTTCAATAGGCACGGGAACAACAGTCATTAGTGATGATGACGGTATCAATAATATTCATTTAATGCATTTTCATAAAGATCCGATAATAGAAAATAGTGTATCTCGTTATCAGGTATATAGTTCAATATCAAATTTGCGAAAAGTAAAAATAAAGATCTCACCGGAAATTGATAAGAATAAAAATCACATACATCATTATGATAGTCTCCCCCATCATGTGCCGAATGATGTTAAAGGGAATATGAGTCATATGATCAGGTATTTAGCTGAGCATCAGCAATACTGGGAAAGTGAAAATCCATTAATACCTTGGCAGCCGATGTCTGCCTTTAAAGGAACATTTAATAATACGTCACAGAGTATTATTGATTTATCTAAACCTATTGTGACGATTAATCAGGATACCGGTTTTCATCAACTTGTGATGAATATAAAAGGTAACCCAGTTGATTTAACGGATAACAGCGGTTATGGGCGTTTTTATAACGTTAAAACAGAATCGGGGAAAATGGCTATTTCCAAATTTTCGATGAGTAACAATGTATTATATGCAGGAAAAGGAAACACAGAGTTAACAGGTGGTGGGGGAAATGATGTTTTCATCATCAATGGAAATAGCGGAAAGCTAAGTGATGAATATGGCAATAATATGTTTATCATTGATGGCGGTCGTAGAGGCTGGAGCGATATTCATTATGGTAAAGGATATAATGAGGTGCATTTAATTAGCTTTAATCAAACGCCTGTTATTTTAAAAAAAAATGATAAAAACCAAATCACACAATATATTTATGAATCGGAATCTGGCTATAAAGTCACAATTAGTCAAGCGGAAGGGATACCTGAACCCACCGTTATTCATCACAATTTATTGCCAGGAAGGCGCGATTATACGACTGAACAGAAACTCGAATATTTGGGAAATGCACTCGCCGCAATGCGCTTACAGGATGAATATAATAGTCTTGGGGTTACGGATATAAAATTAAAATGGGATCCTGTGAAAGTTGTTAGCACGTTTATGTGTGAAGATACGTTATAA
- a CDS encoding 3-keto-L-gulonate-6-phosphate decarboxylase UlaD, whose product MTKPLIQIALDQTNLPAALEVAENVHTFVDIIEVGTILAFADGMNAVSTLRQKYPNHILVCDMKTTDGGAILSKMAFEAGADWITVSAAAHIATIAACKNVADEFNREIQIEIYGNWTFDDAKKWVNLGIQQAIYHRSRDAELAGVGWTDEDIEKMRKLSDLGLALSITGGIVPEDIHLFNGIKAKAFIAGRALVGEKGKQTAEALREQINRFWK is encoded by the coding sequence ATGACTAAACCGTTGATCCAAATCGCATTAGACCAAACAAACTTACCTGCGGCACTGGAAGTCGCTGAAAATGTACACACTTTCGTCGATATTATTGAAGTGGGTACAATTTTAGCGTTTGCCGATGGCATGAATGCAGTGTCGACCTTACGCCAGAAATACCCAAACCACATTCTGGTTTGCGATATGAAAACCACTGACGGGGGCGCTATTCTTTCGAAAATGGCATTTGAGGCAGGGGCGGATTGGATCACGGTGTCAGCAGCGGCGCATATTGCCACCATCGCCGCCTGTAAGAACGTCGCCGACGAATTTAATCGCGAAATTCAAATTGAAATTTACGGTAACTGGACCTTTGACGATGCTAAAAAATGGGTCAACCTCGGCATTCAACAAGCCATTTACCACCGCTCACGGGATGCTGAACTCGCTGGCGTTGGCTGGACTGATGAAGATATCGAAAAAATGCGCAAGTTATCTGATTTAGGGCTCGCATTATCCATTACAGGGGGTATTGTACCGGAAGATATCCACCTATTTAATGGCATTAAAGCCAAGGCCTTTATTGCGGGGCGTGCGTTAGTCGGTGAAAAAGGTAAGCAAACGGCAGAAGCCTTGCGCGAGCAAATTAATCGTTTCTGGAAGTAG
- a CDS encoding Cof-type HAD-IIB family hydrolase: MYKVLALDLDGTVLTAQHTIHPEVRSAIQNAAKHCHVMIVTGRHHTAARPYYDELGLTTPIICCNGTYIYDYQNEKVLTQTSIAKDDALAFIELAQKNQFKLVLYTTNEMTYSKSQPIDYMKDMEVWAADPSLAHPPKIYRIDSFEEQVRDTDYVWKFVVEGDPNAIEQLMDVSWVNDKFTAERSWVNRIDIACKGNNKGMRLAQYVNQLGFKPEQVIAVGDNHNDISMIQYAGLGVAMPHADEAVKAQANAICATDNNHDGLARLIREKIQG, from the coding sequence ATGTATAAAGTGCTCGCATTAGATTTAGATGGGACGGTTCTGACGGCTCAACACACTATCCACCCAGAAGTGAGGTCTGCAATTCAAAACGCGGCGAAACACTGCCACGTGATGATTGTGACAGGTCGTCACCATACCGCTGCGCGCCCTTATTACGATGAGCTGGGGTTAACCACACCCATTATTTGCTGCAATGGCACCTATATCTATGATTACCAAAATGAAAAGGTGCTAACACAAACCTCAATTGCCAAAGATGATGCCTTGGCCTTTATTGAATTGGCACAAAAAAACCAATTCAAACTGGTGCTGTATACCACCAATGAAATGACCTATTCAAAATCACAACCGATTGACTATATGAAAGATATGGAAGTATGGGCGGCAGATCCAAGCCTTGCACATCCCCCTAAAATCTACCGTATTGATTCATTTGAAGAACAGGTTCGTGATACCGATTACGTTTGGAAATTTGTCGTTGAAGGTGACCCGAATGCCATCGAGCAATTAATGGATGTCTCGTGGGTGAATGACAAATTCACCGCTGAACGTTCGTGGGTCAACCGCATTGATATCGCCTGTAAAGGTAACAACAAAGGTATGCGCTTAGCGCAATACGTCAACCAACTAGGCTTCAAACCAGAGCAAGTGATTGCCGTTGGCGATAACCATAATGATATTTCCATGATCCAATACGCTGGGCTCGGTGTTGCCATGCCACACGCTGATGAGGCAGTCAAAGCACAAGCTAACGCTATCTGCGCCACTGATAACAATCATGACGGGCTTGCCCGTTTGATACGAGAAAAAATTCAAGGATAA
- a CDS encoding PTS sugar transporter subunit IIA — protein MGFKQSLIDNNSIQLHANATNWRDAIKIGTDMLIASGAIKPDYHNAIISSVEKLGPYICIAPNLALPHARPEDGVIRTAFALVTLEKPIIFDGEDEPVDVLITLAGSSSDEHMEGLMEVTQVLDDEDSETGVDLNKLRQCHTADDVYRVIDEALAKNA, from the coding sequence ATGGGATTCAAACAATCATTAATCGACAACAATTCTATCCAACTTCACGCCAACGCAACAAATTGGCGCGATGCGATTAAAATTGGTACAGACATGCTAATTGCCTCTGGTGCTATCAAGCCCGATTATCATAATGCCATTATCAGCAGCGTCGAAAAACTGGGCCCGTATATCTGCATCGCCCCGAACTTGGCTTTACCCCATGCTCGCCCTGAAGATGGGGTTATTCGCACCGCTTTTGCGTTGGTGACCTTAGAAAAACCCATTATTTTTGATGGAGAAGATGAGCCCGTCGACGTTTTAATTACACTTGCGGGTAGCTCTTCTGACGAACATATGGAAGGATTGATGGAGGTCACCCAAGTTCTTGATGATGAGGACAGCGAAACGGGTGTCGATCTTAACAAACTGCGCCAATGCCACACAGCCGACGATGTGTATCGCGTGATTGATGAGGCACTCGCGAAAAACGCTTAA